A window of the Meleagris gallopavo isolate NT-WF06-2002-E0010 breed Aviagen turkey brand Nicholas breeding stock unplaced genomic scaffold, Turkey_5.1 ChrUn_random_7180001874665, whole genome shotgun sequence genome harbors these coding sequences:
- the LOC116217685 gene encoding uncharacterized protein LOC116217685: MLVCVRWGRRGRGQTCPSAPHQKTGLCPAVGVDPRWVPTPPYEPLLRCLPIPAERSSAGSSACESAQPFRSAAAPSPLREEPGCGKQQPLAAPSGSVPQPRAEPGFSLAAPTCILLLAVFLLLCQPGAELDVPASRGLLASRSPPASGVAPPGDPGEPTAAARRRHVARVTPAATEGPCLLLDRALSRAGLGSDVLCGCLVSGL, from the exons ATGCTGGTTTGCGTCAGGTGGGGAAGAAGGGGGAGAGGGCAGACTTGCCCCAGTGCCCCCCACCAGAAAACGGGGCTTTGCCCAGCTGTGGGAGTGG ATCCTCGCTGGGTCCCCACCCCTCCCTACGAGCCCCTCCTGCGCTGCCTCCCCATCCCCGCAGAGCGGAGCAGCGCCGGCTCCTCCGCCTGTGAGTCAGCACAGCCCTTCCGATCAGCGGCAGCCCCTTCTCCCCTCCGGGAGGAGCCGGGATGCGGgaagcagcagccattggcGGCTCCCAGCGGCTCCGTGCCGCAGCCCCGCGCTGAGCCCGGCTTCTCCCTCGCTGCGCCCACCTGTATCCTCCTCCTGGctgtcttcctcctcctctgccagCCTGGAGCTGAGCTGGACGTCCCTGCATCCCGAGGCTTGCTGGCATCGCGTTCCCCCCCAGCTTCAGGCGTCGCTCCCCCCGGCGATCCCGGAGAGCCAACAGCAGCTGCCCGCCGCCGGCACGTGGCTCGCGTAACGCCGGCCGCCACAGAAGGACCTTGTTTGCTCCTGGACCGTGctctgagcagggctgggctgggctcgGATGTGCTCTGTGGCTGCCTTGTCTCAGGGCTTTAA